Proteins found in one Triplophysa rosa unplaced genomic scaffold, Trosa_1v2 scaffold490, whole genome shotgun sequence genomic segment:
- the LOC130550941 gene encoding uncharacterized protein LOC130550941 yields MPHVDILYAKLQKKDIDSVHIKGSIQQFQQDIQKIRNSLHSLVNQSSEGASQPKRRRLLSPEVHERIATEVCDTILQHTMVRFCFTSHLVSATLLQADRFEQYTVAFPEDALSRTLKAYPVLNGSKLKTELSLIYYKEEFRTCCGAVDLLQLFKENNLKEVFSETVTLLKILITTPMTTAEAERCFSTLKRVKTFLRNSMTQERLNALAMLSMEKRMVTEIIDFNQKVIEKFASQKERRAKFIFK; encoded by the exons atgccacacgtggacatcctctatgccaaactccagaagaaggacatagattcagtccacattaaggggagcatccagcagttccagcaggacatacagaagatcag AAATTCTCTCCATTCTCTGGTTAACCAAAGCAGTGAAGGAGCTTCTCAACCAAAGAGGCGGCGGTTGCTTAGTCCAGAGGTCCATGAACGGATTGCAACAGAG GTCTGTGACACCATACTCCAACACACCATGGTACGGTTCTGCTTCACAAGCCACCTCGTTAGTGCCACCCTGCTGcaagcagacaggtttgaacagtacacagtggcgtttcctgaagatgcactgagtaggactttgaaggcctatccagtgctcaatgggagtaagctaaagacagagcttagtctcatctactacaaggaagagttcagaacctgttgtggtgctgtggacctactgcagctgtttaaggagaacaatctcaaagaagtcttttcagagactgtcactctcctaaagatcctcatcaccacacccatgaccacagcagaggctgagaggtgtttctcaactttgaaaagagttaagacttttctgagaaatagcatgacccaggagaggctaaatgcattggccatgctgtcaatggagaagagaatggtgactgagatcattgactttaaccagaaggtcattgagaaatttgcaagtcagaaagaaaggagagcaaaatttattttcaaatag